In the genome of Kwoniella shivajii chromosome 5, complete sequence, one region contains:
- a CDS encoding NADH dehydrogenase (quinone), G subunit — protein sequence MLRRIAQKNVSRVAGPSHARLLSTTVPRQADITLTIDGKEVSVPQGTALIQACEKAGAAVPRFCYHDRLAIAGNCRMCLVEVERSPKPVASCAMPAMPGSKVFTNTPLVHKAREGVMEFLLANHPLDCPICDQGGECDLQDQSMRYGSDRTRFHEITGKRAVENKDLGPIVKTSMNRCIQCTRCVRFANDVAGVEDLGTTGRGNDLQIGMYIEKTMDSEMSGNIIDLCPVGALTSKPYAFQARPWELKKTESVDVLDAVGSNIRVDSRGVQVMRVQPKINDEINEEWISDKTRYAYDGLKYQRLTTPLVREGSKFVPASWETAMETIRHGYLNSGARGDEIKAVAGALADTETLVALKDLVNRLGSENTTLDSKLGDLPPAQSVDIRSNYLFNTGIENVEEADAILLIGTNPRHEAATINSRFRKQFLHKGTEFAVIGEKFDSTFEYDHVGTSAKDVEAFLTGKADKGFAKIFKNAKKPLVVVGSAVTETKDGAAVLKAVSKYVSDNAGKFLTPEWTGFSVLQRAASRAAAYDIGFTPSTSASSAKPKFVFLLNADDVDPSSIPEDAFVVYQGHHGDHGAQFADVCLPAAAYTEKSATWINTEGRSQLGRTAVPPPGASREDWKIIRALSEVIGNPLPYDDPLTLRQRMFDISPTLVRYDAIEKPSPEITKVGLQSLSSAKSSSSSASTTPFKKPISDFYRTDPISRASVTMADCSKAFTKKQYTIETVDDRTAQASYA from the exons ATGCTTCGACGTATCGCACAAAAGAACGTGTCCAGAGTAGCGGGTCCTTCTC ACGCCAGACTCCTCTCTACTACTGTACCACGACAAGCCGACATCACACTCACAATCGATGGAAAGGAAGTAAGCGTACCACAGGGTACTGCTTTAATTCAAGCTTGTGAGAAAGC TGGAGCTGCTGTTCCCCGATT CTGTTACCATGATCGACTAGCGATCGCTGGTAACTGTCGAATGTGTTTAGTGGAG GTTGAGAGATCACCAAAACCCGTAGCATCATGTGCTATGCCTGCTATGCCTGGATCTAAAGTTTTCACCAATACTCCATTAGTTCACAAAGCACGAGAAGGAGTAATGGAATTCTTACTTGCCAACCATCCTCTCGATTGTCCCATCTGTGATCAAGGTGGAGAATGTGATTtacaagatcaatcaatgagATATGGATCAGATCGAACAAGGTTTCACGAAATAACAGGTAAAAGAGCTGTTGAAAATAAGGATTTGGGACCGATCGTCAAGACATCAATGAACAGATGTATTCAATGTACAAGATGTGTTAGATTCGCCAATGATGTTGCCGGTGTAGAAGACTTAGGAACCACAGGAAGAGGAAACGATTTACAAATTGGAATGTACATTGAAAAGACAATGGATTCCGAGATGTCTGGAAATATCATCGATCTTTGTCCAGTTGGAGCATTAACCTCAAAGCCATATGCATTCCAAGCAAGACCATGGGAATTGAAGAAAACTGAATCCGTCGATGTATTGGATGCTGTAGGAAGTAACATCAGAGTAGATTCAAGGGGTGTTCAAGTTATGAGAGTACAACCtaaaatcaatgatgaaatcaacGAAGAGTGGATTTCAGATAAAACAAGATATGCTTATGATGGTCTCAAATATCAGCGATTGACAACTCCTCTCGTTAGAGAAGGTAGTAAATTCGTACCTGCTTCATGGGAAACCGCGATGGAGACAATCAGACATGGATACCTCAACTCAGGTGCTAGAGGAGATGAGATTAAAGCTGTTGCAGGTGCTTTAGCAGATACAGAAACATTGGtagctttgaaagatttagTGAATAGGCTTGGATCTGAAAATACAACTCTTGATTCAAAACTTGGTGACCTCCCTCCAGCTCAATCTGTCGACATTCGATCAAATTACCTTTTCAACACCGGTATTGAAAACGTTGAAGAAGCCGATGCTATCTTATTGATTGGTACAAATCCAAGACATGAAGCAGCAACTATCAATTCTAGATTCAGAAAACAATTCCTTCACAAAGGAACGGAATTCGCTGTTATCGGAGAGAAATTCGATTCAACTTTCGAATACGATCACGTTGGTACTTCAGCTAAAGATGTTGAAGCCTTCTTGACCGGAAAAGCAGATAAAGGTTTCGCTAAGATATTCAAGAACGCCAAGAAACCTTTAGTCGTCGTCGGATCTGCCGTAACGGAAACTAAAGATGGTGCAGCTGTACTTAAAGCTGTAAGCAAGTACGTATCGGATAACGCCGGAAAGTTCTTAACACCTGAATGGACCGGTTTCTCCGTACTTCAACGT GCCGCGTCTCGAGCTGCTGCCTATGACATTGGTTTCACCCCATCCAcctcagcttcatcagccaAACCTAAATTCGTATTCCTCCTCAACGCCGATGACGTCGATCCTTCATCCATTCCCGAAGATGCCTTTGTAGTCTATCAAGGACATCACGGTGATCACGGTGCTCAATTCGCAGATGTCTGTTTGCCTGCCGCTGCATACACCGAGAAATCAGCTACTTGGATCAACACTGAAGGTAGATCTCAATTAGGTCGAACGGCCGTTCCACCTCCAGGAGcatcaagagaagattggaagatcaTTCGAGCATTATCAGAAGTCATCGGTAACCCATTACCATATGATGATCCATTGACACTTCGACAAAGAATGTTCGACATTTCACCAACATTAGTTCGATATGATGCTATCGAAAAACCTTCTCCAGAAATCACAAAAGTCGGTTTACAATCATTGTCATCAgccaaatcatcttcatcttcagcttcaacaacACCTTTCAAGAAGCCAATAAGTGATTTCTATAGAACAGACCCAATCTCAAGAGCTTCAGTCACAATGGCAGATTGTTCAAAAGCTTTCACCAAAAAACAATATACAATTGAAACTGTTGATGATCGAACTGCTCAAGCTAGTTACGCATAA